CGATATGACGGCCTTCTGGCTTTCACGACGGCCCGTCGGGCCACTGTCCGGACCGCACGTCAGCCCGCCGGGTTGCTGGCTTGTCAGCCGGCCATTCGGCCGGCATGCTGACAAGCCGTCTTGCTGGCATGCTGGCTCGTCAGCAAGACGGCAGGCAGGTTTTCCAACCGGGTGGCCCACCATCCGGCCGCAACTCTGGCTGGCGAGCCAGCGGGCCGTGTTGCCGGAATGCCACACGGCCGACAAACCTGTCGTCGGGCCGCACATCCCGCTTGCCCGGCGCCAACAATGGCGCTACGGTCGGGGCATGATTATTGTCCTCGCGAACTCCAAGGGCGGGGTCGGCAAAACGTCGATCTCGGTGCACCTGGCGGCCTGGCTGGCCGAACAGGGGCACTCGGTCGTGCTCGCCGACTGCGACGCACAGGAGTCCTCGAGCGAGTGGGTCGCCGAAGCCGCGCCCGGGATCCGCACGGTCCGGCTCGCGGACCCGACCGCGATCCTCGACGCCATGCCCCAACTGGCCCAGGAGGCCGACTTCGTGGTCGCCGACGGGCCCGGGAGCAACACCGAGACGAGCCGCGCGCTGCTGCTCCGGGCCGACCTCGCGCTAGTCCCGTGCAAGGCGTCCATGCTCGAGGTCCGGGCCCTGGCACAAGCCACGACCGTGCTGCGCCAGTCCCAGGACATCCGCCAGGGCAAGCCCGACGCGGTGATCGTGCTCTCGATGGTGGGCAAGCGGTACCGGCTCACCCAGGACATGAAGGACGCGGCCGCGGCCCTCGAGTTGCCCCTGGCCCGGACGGCGCTCACGCTCAAGCAGATTTACGCGGACGCCCCGGGCCAGGGGACCGTGGTGTGGCGCATGGGCACCCGGGGGCGCGAGGCCGCCGCGGAGATGGAGGCCCTGTTCCGCGAGGTGCTGCCCCATGCGGTGGCCCGGAAGACGCGCCGGAGCAAGCCGGTCGACGTGACGCAACACGAAGCGAAGAGGAGGTGGGGATGAGCGAACGCCGTCCACTGATCGAGGGGCTGAAACCGGTCCCGGCGAACGACCCGCGGGTCGAGAAGGAGTTCGTGTTCGGGGGCCGCGAGCGCCCGATCCCGCCCGTGGAACGCACGGTGGCGGTGCCGGTGCGGGCCCCGCTCACGACCCGGATCCGGGCCGACTATGTGGCCGCACTCAAGCGCGCCAGCCTCACGCGGCAACTCGACGGCCAGATCCCGAACTCGGTCCAGGAGTTCCTGGAAGAGGCCCTGGAACCGTGGCTCCGGTCCCACGGGTACATCCCGTAGCGGTCGTGGGCACGCTCACCGACGGCCTGCACCTGACCCGGACCCAGCGCAAGCGCCTGGACGCCGCGAGCGCGATCATGACCGCCCGGCCCGAGCGCATCGACTTCCTGCACACGGTCCAGTGCCAGTGCGGGATCCCGTACGGGAACCCGGGCGACGAGGTACGCGAGTGGGAGCGCAAGCAGGGCCTGGCGACGCTCCGAATCGAGGCCGGGTCGGCATACGATCCCGCGACCGGGGACTTTGTCCGGCTCGGGCTCCCGTACGGGGAGAAGCCCCGGCTCGTGCTCATCCACCTGGCCACCGAGGCGATCCGCACGGGTTCGCCCGTGGTGGACGTGGAGGACTCGATGACCGCGTTCGCGCGGGCCCTGGGGATCGCGGTCAACGGCCCGCACCTGCGCCACTTGAAGGACCAGTTGTCCCGATTAGCCGCGGCGACAGTGCGCATGGGTATGGTCGAGGGGGGCCGGGCCGTGCAGTTCAACACCCAAATCGTCAGCGCGTTCGACCTGTGGTACCCGACCGAACCGGGTCAGCGCATGCTCTGGCCCTCGACCGTGCGCCTGAGCGCCGAGTACTTCGCCAGTTTGGAGCGGCACGCGGTCCCGCTCGACCGTCGGGCCGTGGGCGCGCTGTCCGGTTCGGCCCTGGCCCTGGACGTGTACACGTGGCTGGCACAGCGCCTGCACCGGGTTCCGGCGGGCAAACCTCAATTCATTCCCTGGACCGGGGTGTACGACCAGTTCGGTCAGGGGTACGCGCGGATCCGGGACTTCCGGCGCCGGTTCCTCGAGACGCTCCGGCAGGTCCAGGCCGTGTACCCGCAGGCGCGGCTTTCGGCGGACGAGAAGGGCGTGACCCTGGAGCACAGCCCGCCGCCGGTAAGCGGACGCTTGAACACATTGCTCATCGGGTAATTCGCCCCGATGGGAGTGCCCTTCACAATCGGTCAGAAACGGGTCACAGAAGCACGAAAGGTACGGACGGGTAGCGTGTGACCGACCCGAGCCTTCCGCTACTGGAAGGGGCGTTTCCGGTGCTCGGACGAGGGAGCGAACCCGGGACGTCACCACACACGGCCCTGAATGACACGGGACGCGATCGATCCCCGGTCGGGGAAGTTATCCCCGTTATCCACCGAAACGAGCCCCCAACTATCGGAAGAAATAAAGGTGTATATAGGTTTGAGCGACCAAGTGTACGTGGAGCCCCCGCGGAAACGGGTGGGCGGGCGCGACCAAGTGTACGTAACGGGCGCGACCAAGTGTGCGGGGATAACTCCAGAGCGCGACCAAGTGTACGTGGAAAACTCGGACGAAGATGAACTGGCGTGTAAAAATTTTTGTCCCGCTTGTGAGCAGCGATTTCCGACCCGCGGTACGACGGGCGCGGCCGTCTCTTAAGGGGAAACGCGGGCCGGCACTATTTCAATTATCGAGTAGGGAACCCGCCTTACAGAAACGATTCGACATTCTCAACCGGCGTTCTCACCCCCGTCCCGTTTGTGCGCCCAGCGCAGCCACGCCCGCCAGAGGGTGTCCACGAGCGCCACGAGCTGGTGCGGGTCCACCGGTTTGACGAAGTGCAGATCGAACCCCCCGGCCTTAATCCGCTGACGGGCCTCATCGCCGCTCATCGCAGTCACCGCCACCAGCACGAGCGGGTTCCCGTCGGCCCGCTCGCGGAGCCGCCGCGCGAGCTCGTCCCCGTCCATTCCGGGCATGTTCAGATCGATGAGATACACACTGGGGCGGAAGGACGTTGCCTCCGCGAGCGCACTCGGGCCGTTATAGCAGGCGCGCGGCTCGAACCCGCAGATCCGGAGCAGGTCGACCGCTGAGTCGGCCGCGTCGGAGTTATCATCGACGTAGAGCACCCGCAACGGCGGGGCCTCCTCGAGTTGTGTGTTGTGACGGAACACAATAGCTACTTCCGGCAGCAAGTGGCACGGGCGCGGGGACGCCCACCGCGGCCCGCGAGCACCGGTGACATTGGCAATTCATGTGCCGGTTCCAAAAGTTCCGATGCGCGATGGGCGGTTCGGGATGTGTTCCGGGGAGTGGCACGGTGACGCATTTGCTCGCGGTCGAAGAAACACTAGCACCGGCGCGAGACGTGCATGAGGCGGGCGCAGGTTGTTTATTGATTCGTGATGAAGTGGGAGCCGCTGTGACGACTACTGACACATTATCCGACCGCACCGGGGCACCAGTGACGGTTTCGCCGTCGGTACGCGAAACCGTGTTCTCTTGGGCCGTCGTGCTTGCCGGAGTTACGATCCCGTTCCTGGGGCTCGTTGCCGGGGTCGCGGCCGCCGTGCGGTACGGGTGGTTCAGTGCGGTGGACCTGGTCCTGTTCCTGGGGATGTACGTGGCGACCATGCTCGGACTCACGGTGGGGTTCCACCGGCTGTTCACGCACCGCTCGTTCGAGGCCGCCGAGCCGGTTCAGTTCGCCCTCGGGGTTCTCGGGTCGATGACGTTTCAAGGGCCGCTCCTGGAGTGGGTCGGGCGGCACCGGATCCACCACCGGTTCAGCGACCGGTACGGGGACCCGCACTCGCCCCACGCCCCGCACCGGAGCGGCTTCTGGGGCCGCGTTCGGGCGTTCTGGCACGCCCACATCGGGTGGGCCCTACCGGCCGACCCACCGGACCTGGACCGGTACGCACCGGACCTGCGCAAGAGTCGGATGCTGCGGCTCGTGAGCGATCTGTTCCTGGTGTGGGCGCTGCTCGGACTGGCGCTGCCCGCGGCGATCGGGTACGCGTTCGGTGGGTGGCCCGGGGCGCTCACCGGGTTCCTGTGGGGCGGACTGGTGCGGGTACTGGCCGGGCACCACCTGACGTGGTGCGTGAACTCGGTGTGCCACTTATGGGGGAGCCGGCCGTACCGCTCCAGCGACGAGAGCCGGAACAACGCGGTGATCGGGGTCCTGGCCCTGGGCGAGGGATGGCACAACAACCACCACGCGTTCCCGACCTCGGCCCGGCACGGGTTCGAGTGGTGGCAGGTCGACATCAGCTACTACCTGATCCGGGGGCTGGAGACGTTGGGACTCGCGTGGAAGGTGCGGACCCCGTCACCGGAGACACTAACCAAGAGTAACGTGGACGCGGCCGACGGCCCGTGTTCGGAAGGACGAGGAGCGGAGTAACCGCCGCCACCGAGCAGCAGAGGCGAGAGATCGACGACCAGGTTTCGGGCCTACGAGTCTTAGCAACCGGTGCCGCGGGCCGACCCGGTCGTTCGCCCTCCCCGGTGGTCGCGCCCGGGGCCTGGGGCGCCGTCGTCATCGGACGCCTTCTTCGCGACGAGGATCGGCGCGGGGGGAAGCAGGTCGAAGTTCAGCGGCCGCCCCGGGAACGTGCCTTCTCGCTCGCCTGTTAGCGCGACATCGACCGTGGCCACATACAAACGGACCCCGTGAACGATCGGGCCGGGGCCGGAACCGAACCGCACGATCCGCAGCTGCCCCGTCGAGAACCCCGCGAACGGCCGGTCGTTCCAGCACCCCTGGACGCCGACCAGGAGCTCCTCGGCGTGCCCGATTTCGATGCGGTGGCACGGCCGCGTCTCGCCCGAACTGGCCGCGGATGGCAAGTGCGTTCCCGCCGCGAACGCCCCGCGCACGGCTTCCTCGAACGGGCGGAAGCGGAGCGCGGGCGCCGGCCCGACCGCGGGTGTTGCCGCTGTCAACCGGGTCCCGAGGCCGAACGGGAGTGCCAGCCCGATGGTGGCGAGAACGGAACGCCGGTCGTGAGCCATTGCAGTTACCCCCACGAAAACGCGAAGAGGTGCGAAGTGGGGCCGGAGCCGCGTCTGGCCCCGGCCCGAAGGAGGTCGGGTTACCGTTCCGCGGCGGCGCGGTCCCAGAACCGGAGCTTGCGGCACGCCGCGACGAACGTGTCGCAGTCGCCCGCCTTGTTCAGGGGCACGAACCCCTCGTCGCGCGCGACGCCGGCCTTCTCGAACAGCGCGGTGGCGCCCGCCGAGTAGCCCACGAATTTCCGGTGCGCGACCGCGTCGGCGATGAAGTCCCGGGCCGCCGGCAGATGGGCCAGGGCCGTCACCCCGTCCTTGGACGGCAGGATCGCGACGGCGTCGAACAGTACCGACGGCCCGCCCTCGAGTTTCTCGTCCGCGTCGTGCCACGCCCCGGCCGAGTCCTTCACCCCGCCCACCTCCGGCGCGACCAGTTTGAGTGTCGCCCCTTCGGCCTTCAGAGCCTTACGGAGCCCCGCCAGCACGTCGGCGTCGACGCCGTCGGTCACCAGCGCGCCGACTGTCCGCCCGGTGAAGCTCTTGGGCGGGTTCTTGACGATGCTCAATTTGTCGGACGGCTTGAGATCCTGGCGCGTCGGCTTCGCGGCCGGCATCGGCTTGGGCGCCTCCTTCAGCCGCAGCCCCTTGGCCACCGCGTCGGCGAGTCCGGCGTCGATGTTCAGGAGGTGCGACACCATCCGGGCGCGGATGTCCACCCGACTCACCTTACTCAGCTCGAACACAAGCGCGTTCTGAATGTGCCGCTGCTCGATCGCCGTCTGGCTGACGTAAAACTGCCGCGCCTGGCTATAGTGGTCCGAAAACGTCTCCGACCGCTGTCGCACCTTCGGCCCCTCGACCGGTGCGGGGAAGCTGGTGTAACCGGCTGCAGGCGACTCGCGGGGCCCCGGCTCCTCCCGCGGGCTCTTTCCGTCCCACGAGTTCGGCTCGTAGTTCACCCGCCCCTTGGGGTTGCGCATCGCCATGTGCCCGTCCTGCTGGAAGTTCATCACCGGGCACTTCGGGGCGTTGATCGGGATGTGCGTGAAGTTCGGACCGCCGAGGCGCTTCAGTTGTGTGTCCAGGTACGAGAAGTTCCGCCCCTGGAGCAGCGGGTCGTTGGTGAAGTCGATCCCGGGCACCACGTTCTGCGTGCAGAACGCGACCTGCTCCGTTTCCGCAAAAAAGTTGTCCACGTTGCGGTCGAGTACCAGCCGCCCGACGACCTGCACCGGGACGTCTTCCTCGGGGACGATCTTGGTCGGGTCGAGGACGTCGAACGCGAACTTGTCCGCGAACGCGTCGTCGAACAACTGCACCCCGAGTTCCCACTCCGGGAACTCGCCCTTCTCGATGGCGCTCCACAGGTCGCGGCGGTGGAAGTCCGGGTCGGCCCCGTTGATCTTCACCGCCTCGTTCCACACCACCGACTGGAGGCCCAGCTTCGGCTTCCAGTGGAACTTGACGAAGGTGGACTTCCCCTCGGCGCTGACGAGCCGGAACGTGTGGACCCCGAACCCCTCCATGAACCTAAACGACCGCGGAATCGCACGATCCGAGTACACCCACATGACCATGTGCATGGATTCGGGTGTGAGGGAGATGAAGTCCCAGGCGTTGTCGTGGGCCGTGGCGGCCTGCGGGAACCCGCGGTCCGGCTCGTCTTTGAAGGCGTGGACCATGTCCGGGAACTTCATCGGATCCTGGATGAAGAACACCGGGATGTTGTTGCCGACGAGATCCCAGTTGCCCTCCTTCGTGTAGAACTTGGTGGCGAACCCGCGCACGTCGCGGGCCAAGTCGGCCGAGCCCTTGTTCCCGGCGACCGTCGAGAACCGGACGAACGTGGGCGTCTTTTCGCCCTTCTTGAACACCGCGGCCCGGCTCACCTTTTCCAGCGCGCCGTTACTCTCGAAGTACCCGTGCGCGCCGTACCCGCGGGCGTGGACGACGCGCTCCGGGATGCGCTCGTGGTCGAAGTGGAAGATCTTCTCGCGGAAGTGGAAGTCCTCGAGTAGAGCCGGCCCGCGCGGCCCGGCGCGAAGTGTGTTCTGGTCGTCGGAGACGGGCACGCCCTGTTGGGTAGTTAAGACCGGGATGTCGCCCCCCGCGGTCTGGTGCGTTTCACCACCTCTACTCTCGACCGGAGTGGCCTTCGGTTGGGTCATATCGGCAATCCTGCTGGAATGTCGGTGCGGGTCGGGAATCGGGTGGCGAAAAGGTTGCAAATTGCGCTCCCAGTGACCGACCGGCCGTGTCAGGATTTTGAGCAGGAGACAATCGAGTTCGAGATTGGGGGGCGCGGGTGCTTGAAGGTGGGACGTGGTTGACTGTGGGTCCGTAGCGAACCGGTTCGGCGCGCGGCACCGAACCGGTAAATGCTCAGGAGGCGTGGACGCGATCGGATCCGGCGACCTTGACGATCTTGTTGTACACCCCGAGGAGCATGAACGGGGCGACCCACTGGCCCACGAACTGAGCGTCCTCTTTGCGGTTGAGTACGTGCAGGGTGAGCGACCCGACGATCGAGGCCCCGGCCGCCCACAGGAACCAATCGGACGGCACTTGCGCGGTGTAGTTCTCGATGTTGCGGGCCACGGCACCCTCGGAGTGCTTCTCGGCCTCACTGTTCTGAGTACGGCCGCTCTGATTGCTTAGCGTTGCGGTTGCCATTATGTTCCTCGGAATTGCATATTAGAAGGGCGAGACGGGCGGGGCACAGTTGATTGCAATCCCGGTGCCGAGGGTTTACTTCGCCAATGTACCGGCCAGCACCCGGCAACCTATTCGTCTGCTTCCTTCTCGCAGTTGTGGCCCGCTGATGTTTGCGTTCGTCGAGCACAATCAAGACCAGGGCACCGCGAACACAGTGGCAGGTCCGACGTGTTCGCGCGGGCACAAGCGCTCGAAAGAAGAGGAGCCGGCAGCACGTGCTGCCGGCTCTTTTGATGGGTGCTTGAGGTGCCGGGAGGTATGTGAAGCGGGCCGGAAAACCCGTGCCCGACTTGGTTTTCAAGGGCACTAATCAGGTTGCACGCCACGTGCCAACCGCCGACCAATCTCACTCCCCCGCGGCACCGCGGTTGCTCCACTGGGCCCGCCCATTCTCTCCAGCGACACACGTGATACGGAGAACGACATGGCGGACCAAAAGAATCGCGGTGGACAGAAACAAGGTAACCAGAACCCTCAGCAGTCCGAGCAGGCCCAGGGCACGGCTACCCAAGGGGCGGCGGAACGGTCGGACCCGGACAAGCGGCGGGACCAGCAGAGTAACCCGGACGACGCGAGCCGCCAGCCGACCGATCGGACGCGGTGACCGCCGTTCGCGCGGGAAGGGCACACGGGAGCGTGAGTTCGCTTTACGCGAGCCCTCCGCGCCCCAACCTTCAAATCCCATGACTTCCCTTGCGCGCGAGTCGCGTCTCGTCGCGCAAGTAATCGGGCGCGACCCGGAGATGAGCGGACTGTCGCCGAATTGGGTAGCTCGGCCCGGTGCTCACGTCCGGGAGCGCCGCCCACTCGCCCACTACTGACGCGCGAGAACACTATGTCTGCTAGGCCGCAAGAAAATCGTCTCCTCGCCTCATTACTCCCCGCCGATCGGGCCCGCCTGCTCGCCCGCACGACCGAGGTGACGTTCGGCCACAGGGACGTCGTGTACAGCGCC
This region of Gemmata massiliana genomic DNA includes:
- a CDS encoding ParA family protein, giving the protein MLPECHTADKPVVGPHIPLARRQQWRYGRGMIIVLANSKGGVGKTSISVHLAAWLAEQGHSVVLADCDAQESSSEWVAEAAPGIRTVRLADPTAILDAMPQLAQEADFVVADGPGSNTETSRALLLRADLALVPCKASMLEVRALAQATTVLRQSQDIRQGKPDAVIVLSMVGKRYRLTQDMKDAAAALELPLARTALTLKQIYADAPGQGTVVWRMGTRGREAAAEMEALFREVLPHAVARKTRRSKPVDVTQHEAKRRWG
- a CDS encoding replication protein RepA, whose product is MAPVPRVHPVAVVGTLTDGLHLTRTQRKRLDAASAIMTARPERIDFLHTVQCQCGIPYGNPGDEVREWERKQGLATLRIEAGSAYDPATGDFVRLGLPYGEKPRLVLIHLATEAIRTGSPVVDVEDSMTAFARALGIAVNGPHLRHLKDQLSRLAAATVRMGMVEGGRAVQFNTQIVSAFDLWYPTEPGQRMLWPSTVRLSAEYFASLERHAVPLDRRAVGALSGSALALDVYTWLAQRLHRVPAGKPQFIPWTGVYDQFGQGYARIRDFRRRFLETLRQVQAVYPQARLSADEKGVTLEHSPPPVSGRLNTLLIG
- a CDS encoding response regulator, whose amino-acid sequence is MFRHNTQLEEAPPLRVLYVDDNSDAADSAVDLLRICGFEPRACYNGPSALAEATSFRPSVYLIDLNMPGMDGDELARRLRERADGNPLVLVAVTAMSGDEARQRIKAGGFDLHFVKPVDPHQLVALVDTLWRAWLRWAHKRDGGENAG
- a CDS encoding acyl-CoA desaturase, with product MTTTDTLSDRTGAPVTVSPSVRETVFSWAVVLAGVTIPFLGLVAGVAAAVRYGWFSAVDLVLFLGMYVATMLGLTVGFHRLFTHRSFEAAEPVQFALGVLGSMTFQGPLLEWVGRHRIHHRFSDRYGDPHSPHAPHRSGFWGRVRAFWHAHIGWALPADPPDLDRYAPDLRKSRMLRLVSDLFLVWALLGLALPAAIGYAFGGWPGALTGFLWGGLVRVLAGHHLTWCVNSVCHLWGSRPYRSSDESRNNAVIGVLALGEGWHNNHHAFPTSARHGFEWWQVDISYYLIRGLETLGLAWKVRTPSPETLTKSNVDAADGPCSEGRGAE
- a CDS encoding catalase, which produces MTQPKATPVESRGGETHQTAGGDIPVLTTQQGVPVSDDQNTLRAGPRGPALLEDFHFREKIFHFDHERIPERVVHARGYGAHGYFESNGALEKVSRAAVFKKGEKTPTFVRFSTVAGNKGSADLARDVRGFATKFYTKEGNWDLVGNNIPVFFIQDPMKFPDMVHAFKDEPDRGFPQAATAHDNAWDFISLTPESMHMVMWVYSDRAIPRSFRFMEGFGVHTFRLVSAEGKSTFVKFHWKPKLGLQSVVWNEAVKINGADPDFHRRDLWSAIEKGEFPEWELGVQLFDDAFADKFAFDVLDPTKIVPEEDVPVQVVGRLVLDRNVDNFFAETEQVAFCTQNVVPGIDFTNDPLLQGRNFSYLDTQLKRLGGPNFTHIPINAPKCPVMNFQQDGHMAMRNPKGRVNYEPNSWDGKSPREEPGPRESPAAGYTSFPAPVEGPKVRQRSETFSDHYSQARQFYVSQTAIEQRHIQNALVFELSKVSRVDIRARMVSHLLNIDAGLADAVAKGLRLKEAPKPMPAAKPTRQDLKPSDKLSIVKNPPKSFTGRTVGALVTDGVDADVLAGLRKALKAEGATLKLVAPEVGGVKDSAGAWHDADEKLEGGPSVLFDAVAILPSKDGVTALAHLPAARDFIADAVAHRKFVGYSAGATALFEKAGVARDEGFVPLNKAGDCDTFVAACRKLRFWDRAAAER